GCAGCATGGCGGGATACCTGCCGGGGACGGCGGGCGCGTGCTGCAGGCGGCCGGGCAGCCAGGTGCGGGTGAGCCCCTCCCGGGAGGCGGCCGCATCCAGCGGCCAGTCGTGCCGGCTGGCCAGCACCAGCCAGGCGGCCATGGCCAGCCGGGCGTTTATGGTTTGATGCGGGCCGGGCAGCCCCAGGGTCAGGGGCGCAGGGCCTTCGCCGGCCAGGGGATCGGGCAGGGGGTAGAAGCCGAAATCGGGATCGAATCCCCGAGGCATTCGGACCTCGAACAGCTGCGCCTTGCGCGCCGCGGCCACGCGCTCCAGCCGAAAGATGGCCCGCGGATCCTGCGGTACGGCGAGGACGAGGCCATTTTTCGGCACGGCCCGGGCCTTGTCTGCCGCGATGGCCGACAGGGACGGGCCGATGACATCGGCATGATCCAGCCCGATGGGCGCGACGAGGAGCATCTCTCGTGGCGCTGCGGTGGTGGCGTCGCCGCCGCCGCCCAGGCCGGCTTCCAGGACGATGAGATCCACCTCCTCTTCCCGGAACCACCACAAGGCCATGGCCAGGGTGCGTTCAAAATAGGTGAGGGAGGGGCCGGTGGGAGTCTGCAGCACGGCGTTGGCCGCGTCCACCCAGCTTTCCGCGGGGATGGGCTCCAGGCCAAAATCGTCCACCAGCACCATGCGTTCGCGCGGGTGGAGCAGGTGCGGCGAGGTGAACAGGCCCACCTGCAGCCCCTGGGCCGCGGCGATATGGGCCAGAAAACAAGCCGTGGATCCCTTGCCGTTGGTGCCCACCACCTGCACCGTGGGAGCGTGGGACACATCCAGCCCCAGGGCCGTGAGGCAGTGGCGGATGCGGTCCAGGGTCAGTTCCATGTGGAAAAAACCGCAGGACGCCAGCCAGGCATCCACCTCGGCGGCAGACGTCAGGAGGGCCGGGAGGGGAGGGGGGACGACGGAAGCATTCAGGGAATCTGTCATGCATGCACGCAATGCCGCGACCGGCGCACAAGGTGAGGGACACGGAATCGGATTTACAAGAAGGACGGAACGGGGTAAAGTCTGGAGTTTCCACCAGCGCCGCATGTCGGCGCTTCCGTCGGTCCTTGTGCGCGCCCGTAGCTCAGTTGGACAGAGCAGGAGCCTTCTAAGCTCTTGGCCGGGGGTTCGAATCCCTCCGGGCGCACCAATACATTCAGGACACATCATTTGTTGACGCCCGGGCCAACGGCTTTTGCGGCAACTCCATTCCGACGTTCTTTGTCCGCGGGTGGTTGCGCTCATTACAATCGATACGTGCTGGCCTGGCAACCTCACGCGCGAATTCGCAAGCTCTCGATGCGAAGTGTTGTTAGCGAGACACACGGGCAGGCAGTCAACAGACGGGAAAAGACACGAAAAAACAGAAGCAGACAATAATTACTAGCAATAAAAGGAGTTTATACACAAAAAAACCCGTCCTGAAGACGGGTGTAATCAACTATGTGGCGGAGGGAGAGGGATTCGTACAACAGACATTATTACTTGAAATTATATCATTTATTGGCATGTTTTTTTGTATGCCCCCAGCGTGCAGGCCATGAATTGGGCTCCCTGATTGGGATCACCATCGATATCCAATCATAGCATCCAAGATTGTGCAACATGCTGGCCGGTCAACAGCACTGAGTCAAGTGGTTCCGCATTGCTGTCAATATGTTGCATCTGACTGCAAACATTGATTATGATCGTGTTGCGGCGCTGCAAGATAGGCTCTATTCCTGCCCACCGGGCGCGTCCGGGAACTCGGGGAACAGGCCGGGCATCCAGCGTGGGGCCAGGCGGGCGGGGAAGGCGAGTCGGAGGGGGGCCCGGGAGCTTTCGGAGATGACCACGCCCTGATCCTGCAGGGCCGCCACCACCCGCCGCGCCTGGCGGTCGCCCAGGCCGGTCACGGTGGGCACGTCGCTCCGAGGCAGTTCGCCGCGATAGAGCAGGGCCTCCAGGACGGCCATGGCATGGTGCGGGAGTTGCCCCAGGCGGATGCATTCCTCGGCCCAGAGGGCAATGCGGGTGCGCAGCTGCTCAGGCTGGATCAGGCGTTCCATGAAGGCCACCTGGTCCAGGCAAATGTCCAGAAAGAAAGCCACAAACTCCACGAGGGCCGCCTGGCTGAGGCTGCCGCGGCCGTCGGTGTCTCCCTGGCGGGGGAGATCGCAGGCTGCCAGATGCCGCTTGTAGGCCTCCACGTTGCGGGCCAGCCCGCGGGCCACGGACCAGAGGGCGCCCGTGTCCAGGCTCTCCAGCAGGACGGCGTGGGACAGCAGACGGGCGACGCGGCCGTTGCCGTCGAGGAAGGGATGGATCCACAGCAGCCGATGGTGCGCGCAGGCCGCGGCCAGGATGGTGTCCGCCTTGCCAAGTCCTGAGTATGCCTGGACAAACCGGTGCAGAAACCGCGGCACTGCGCCGGGGCTGACGGCCACGTGCCGTCCCACCCGCACATCCCGCGTGCGTAGGGTGCCGGGCTGCACCCTGACGCGTTCTTCTGCCTGATTTCCATCCCCGACCGTCCACAGCAGTTCCCCGGGCAGCCGCTCGCAGAACTGCCGGTGGAGTTCCAGCAGGCCCTCCAGGGTGAAGGCCCGGCCGCGCAGCCCGCCCGCGTCGATCCAGGCCTGGACCTCCACATGGGCCCGCGCCTCCAGCTGCAGATTACGCTGCCGGGCGTCGGCGCTGAAGTCCTGGCGCAGGGCGCGTTCGATGTCCACGGGGTGGGTGTCGTGCCCCTCGATCAGGTTGCTGTAATAGCAGTTCATGGACCGCACGAGCCCGGCCAGGGAGGTCGCCAGATGGCCTGGCAGACTCCGGCGCAGGCCAGCGGACTGCTGGGCTAGCACCAGAATCTTGTCCAGCAACTCGCCACGCCGCGCCGCGCCCGAGGGCACGAGCAGGGGCTCCATCAGGGCGATGCTTTCGCCGCGATCTGGGGGGATGATGTCCGCTTGCATGACAGGGAACGATGCGTCCATAACTGCTTTATACAGCGTAACTATCCGCGTGTAAACCAGAGAGGATGTCTGGCGAAATGTCCGCTTGGATGGCCGGATGGGGACGGATGGGAGGGGCGGCAGGCTTGCGCTCTTGGGGTGTATTTTATATCCGATATATGCGGGTGGCGTATTGAGCAGTTGGAGCTAGATCATTTTAATTTTGCAAAAGGACATTGCGAGAGGGGAAACCTTTTTGCAAAAGGTTNCTCGCGCTCTCCCCTTCCAAAACTTTGATAGTATTTTGTAATTATAAAAAAAGTCTTTGGGGATGGGGCTCCCCCAGGAACTCTTCTCAAAGATAAAATGCTCTAAATGCAATGAGGGGCTCAAGATGAAAAACGACATGGTTGCCTCGGATCTCAAGACGATCATGCACTCCAAGCGGGCCAATTTGTACTATCTTGAACATTGCCGTGTGCTCGTCCATGGTGGGCGCGTAGAATATGTGACGGATGCCGGGAAGAAGTCGCTCTACTGGAATATTCCCATCGCCAACACCACAACCCTGCTGCTTGGCACAGGAACCTCCATCACCCAGGCGGCCATGCGTGAATTGGGGAAGGCCGGCGTCCTCGTCGGATTCTGTGGCGGTGGTGGGACACCGTTGTTCAGCGCCAATGAAGTGGAAGTTGCCGTCTCCTGGATGTCTCCCCAAAGCGAATATCGCCCGACAGAGTACCTTCAGTCTTGGGTGCAATTCTGGTTCAACGATGCAGCGCGTCTCAGCGCAGCAAAGGCGTTCCAATACGAACGGCTTCGATGTGTTGAACAATTTTGGACCACACCGAAAACATTCGGCGATGCGGAGTTTAATGTCGAGGGCACACAACTGGGACTTGTCCTGGAGTCTGCCCGCAATGCCATGCAGCGGGCTTCGGATTCGATGGTGCTTTTGACCGAAGAGGCGCACCTAGCCAAATCACTGTATAAACTGGCTGCACATGCTGTTGGGTATGGCCAGTTTTCTCGGGCCAAGCGGGGAGCCGGCACGGATTCAGCCAACAGATTTCTCGATCATGGCAACTACCTGGCCTATGGGTTGGGCGCTACCGCAACCTGGGTGCTGGGCATCCCGCATGGGTTGGCCGTCATGCACGGCAAGACAAGGCGTGGCGGATTGGTGTTTGATGTGGCCGATCTGATCAAGGATGCCGTGGTCTTGCCGCAGGCCTTTATCTCGGCCATGCGCGGCGATGAGGAGCAAACCTTTCGCCAGGCATGCATTGATGTGTTTGCCCGTTGCGAGGCGTTGGACTTTATGATCGAGACACTCAAGAAGGTTGCCCTGCAAACGGCGAAGAGCGTGGCATGAATATCCTCATTGTGTCCGAATGTACTGGAAATGCCATCAAGGAAACGCAGCGGATTCTGGATCAGTTTTCCGAACGCCGGGGCTCCCGAACATGGCAGACGGCCATCACGCATGCAGGGTTGGAGACGCTGCATCGTCTGCTGCGCAAAACGGCGCGCAAAAATACTGCAGTGGCCTGCTACTGGATTCGTGGAATAGATCATTCCGAGCTCCTGTGGATTGTCGGGGCAACAGATCGGTTCAATGCCCAGGGGGTTGTTCCGACCAATGAAACAACCCGCAACATCCTCCGTTCCAGAGATGAAAATGATTGGCACACGTTGCGCCAGATCTATCTACTGTCTGCCCTGGCGGCCCTGTGGCATGACCTGGGCAAGGCGTGCGACGAATTTCAAAAGCGACTGCGGCAGAAAGCGATTCCCACGCGCAATCTGCTGCGGCATGAATGGATTGCTCTGCGGATTTTCCAGGCATTCGTTGGCAAGGGCAGTGATCAAGACTGGCTGGATCGACTGGCCAGGCAGGACATTATTGCTTCAAAACAGTTGTTGCACGCTGTGCAGGCTGACGGCCTGACGGCGACATCGCCGGCGCCGTTCCGCAATATGCCTCCCCTGGCCCAGGCGGTAGGCTGGCTGATCGTGACGCATCACCGACTGCCTCAACTGCCCAAGGAATCCCGCCAAGGGTTTCAGGCGGCAATGCTTGAGGATATTCCAGGCAACATCACTGCCGAGTGGAACGAGCGTGTGGACAGGTCTGATGCAACAGCGCTCAAGGCGTATTGGCAGTTCAAGCATGGCCTGCCCATGGACCTGCCGGCCTGGAGGGAACGGGCGGCCAAACACGCGCGCCGGCTGCTGGAGCTCCCGGCAGAGCAGTGGGCACATAGCCTGGACAACCCGTATGTCATGCATCTGTCCCGGTTGGCGCTGACCCTGGCCGATCATGAATATTCGAGCCGAGAATCCAGTGAAGATCGAAATTCCAGGAAGTCAGAGAGCCTTCTCTATGCCAACACGAACAAGTCTCGGCAGTTGAAGCAGCCGCTGGAGGAACACCTGCTCGGCGTGGAAAAGTGCTGCGGGGATATTGCCTATGCCCTGCCCAGGCTGGCCGAGGAGCTGCCGCGACTGGCCCGGCATAGGGGATTGCGCCAACGCACGGCCGTTGAACGCTTTCGGTGGCAAAACAAGGCGGCGGATTTGGCGGAAGGCATCCGTGAACGCACGGCAACCCAGGGGGCCTTTCTCGTCAACATGGCTTCCACCGGCTGCGGCAAAACCCTGGCCAATGCGCGCATCCTTCATGCTCTTGCCGATCCCGCCAAAGGCATGCGCTGTGTGTTTGCGCTGGGGTTGCGCACCCTGACCCTGCAAACCGGGCGCGAGTATCGCGAACGCCTGCACCTGGGCGAAGACGTCGTGGCCATCCGGGTCGGTGGCGGGGCCCTCTGGGAGTTGCCCGACCATCAAGGCCATCAAGACCATCAGGGCAATCAGGGCCAGGAAGATTCCGGCAGCGAGTCTGCACAGCGCCTGCTTCCCGAGGATGGACAGGTCTTTTTCGAAGGGGCAGCGGATGCCCACCCGGTGCTGCGGCGGATGCTGAACGAGCCCAACTCCCGGGCACTGCTGACTGCGCCGCTGTTGACCTGCACCATTGATCATCTGGTCCCGGCCACGGAGAGTCTGCGGGGAGGGCATCAACTGCTCCCCATGCTCCGGCTGCTGAGCAGTGATCTTGTGCTGGACGAACTGGACGACTACGGCATTGAGGATTTGCCTGCCGTGGCAAGGCTGGTGCACTGGGCCGGCATGCTTGGCTCCCGGGTGCTCATTTCCTCGGCCACCCTGCCGCCTGCCCTGGTGCAGGGCATGTTCGAGGCCTACCGTGAAGGCCGCCGCGTGTTCCAACACAATCGGGGGCAACGCCCCGGTGAAGCGCCGGACATGTGCTGCGTCTGGATTGATGAATTCCAGGCCACGGCCAAGGACTGCGCCACCATGGACGCCTTTGCCCAGGCCCACATCGCGTTTGCCACCAAACGTGGGGAAAGGATCGGTCGGGCCCCCGCCATCCGTCGTGCTGCCGTGCTCCCCGTGTCCATTGCCTGCGGACAGTCGGAAAAGATCCGCCAGGAATACGCCCGCATCATTCTGGGGGGCGTCCTGCAATTGCATGCGCAGCACCATATGCCGGATCCCGTCAGCGGCGCCCGCGTCAGCTTCGGGCTGGTGCGCATGGCCAATATCGGCCCCCTGCGCGAGGTGGCCCAGGCCTTGTACCAGCTCGAACTTCCAGAAAATATCCGCATCCATGTGTGTGTGTATCATTCCCAGTATCCGCTGCTGATGCGTTCGGGCATTGAACAGCTTCTGGACAAGGCGCTGCAGCGCAAGGATCCCCTTGCCGTCTTCAAATTGTCGGACGTCCGCCAGCGTCTGGATGCCAGTCCAGCCTGTGAGCACATCTTTCTGGTGCTTGGTTCGCCGGTGACGGAGGTCGGACGGGACCATGACTACGACTGGGCCGTGGTCGAGCCGTCTTCCATGCGTTCGCTCATCCAGCTTGCCGGGCGCATCCTCCGGCACCGACTCCTTCTGTGCACCTCGCCCAACATCCTCATGCTCTCACGCAACATCAGAAGCCTGGAACACCCTGGAGAGCCCGCCTTTCAGAAACCTGGATTCGAGACAGCACACGGCTTCGCACTTAACAGCCATGAGTTGGAGGAACTACTGCGGCCGGAGCAGTATGCAGTCATTGACGCCCGCCCCCGCATTCTCGCGCCAGAGGTGCTGCGCCCTGCCGAAAGTCTGGTTGATCTTGAGCACGCGCGGCTTGCCCGGCTCATGCAGCAGCCGGCGGTGCCGGTGCTCACCCCGCGCGAGCAGCGTGCCGGGGGCAAGGCCGTTGCCCCCGTGGGGGCCTATAGCTGGTGGCGGCAGCCGCGCGGCATGCTCACCGGTCTGCTGCAGCGCGAACAGCCGTTTCGGAAACAGACCCGTCCTGAAGTGGAGCTTGTCCTGCTCCCCAATGAGGACGAGGATGACTGGGTGCTGCACGAGATCAAGGAGGAGCATGGGCAGCGTTCGTTCGAGTCTCGGGCCTCCCGCCTGAAAAGTCCTGACCTTGCGTCCTCCCCGCAGGTGCAGCCCTGGGGGCAGGTGGACTATCTGGCTGCTCTGAAGGAACTGGCGGAATCGTTGGACATGCCTCTTGAGGTATGCGCCAAAAAGTTCGGCACCGTGACGTTGCCGGAACTGAAAAGCGATGGGACGTATTCCTTCCATCCGGCTTTGGGGTTTGGGGTTGATAAATAGCCGCTTGAATTCTAACCCGCTGGGCAGTAAGGTCTTTTGACCACTGCCGTACAGGTAGCTCAGAAAATTGGGTGAAAGATGTTGCCGTATGTTTACTGCCGAACAGGCAGTTGATGAAAATATCTTTCCATTGGTTGAAATATGTTAAAAAATTCTGTATGACTCAATGAAGGAAGAGGATATTTATGAAGCATTAATAAACCAGGAGACAACATGAGTAAACCAGATCCAGAACGAATACGCGGCCTGCAGCAGGTCATGGATGGCTTCCTCGTCGTCCGGCGGGATGCCAAGCTGGAGAAGCTCAAGCCCGATGACCCCAAACGAGAGGAGGTGAGCGCGCAATACGAGCGCCCCGCCTGGCTTGCCGATGCCGCCCGGCGGGTCGGCCAGATTCAGGCGGCAACCCACACCGTGAAGCCCATGCA
This sequence is a window from Megalodesulfovibrio gigas DSM 1382 = ATCC 19364. Protein-coding genes within it:
- a CDS encoding bifunctional folylpolyglutamate synthase/dihydrofolate synthase, which produces MTDSLNASVVPPPLPALLTSAAEVDAWLASCGFFHMELTLDRIRHCLTALGLDVSHAPTVQVVGTNGKGSTACFLAHIAAAQGLQVGLFTSPHLLHPRERMVLVDDFGLEPIPAESWVDAANAVLQTPTGPSLTYFERTLAMALWWFREEEVDLIVLEAGLGGGGDATTAAPREMLLVAPIGLDHADVIGPSLSAIAADKARAVPKNGLVLAVPQDPRAIFRLERVAAARKAQLFEVRMPRGFDPDFGFYPLPDPLAGEGPAPLTLGLPGPHQTINARLAMAAWLVLASRHDWPLDAAASREGLTRTWLPGRLQHAPAVPGRYPAMLLDAAHNAPALAILEQALARPTRGFRRPEHLVFTCLKDKDLSAMTPLLARIVPGRCIVPELPGSSRSLPAAEVVARLRPAFGDRIQAGGSLADVLAGMASPGAPISTAPVLCCGSLYLLAEFFKLAPHLLGPWQADP
- a CDS encoding Fic family protein is translated as MQADIIPPDRGESIALMEPLLVPSGAARRGELLDKILVLAQQSAGLRRSLPGHLATSLAGLVRSMNCYYSNLIEGHDTHPVDIERALRQDFSADARQRNLQLEARAHVEVQAWIDAGGLRGRAFTLEGLLELHRQFCERLPGELLWTVGDGNQAEERVRVQPGTLRTRDVRVGRHVAVSPGAVPRFLHRFVQAYSGLGKADTILAAACAHHRLLWIHPFLDGNGRVARLLSHAVLLESLDTGALWSVARGLARNVEAYKRHLAACDLPRQGDTDGRGSLSQAALVEFVAFFLDICLDQVAFMERLIQPEQLRTRIALWAEECIRLGQLPHHAMAVLEALLYRGELPRSDVPTVTGLGDRQARRVVAALQDQGVVISESSRAPLRLAFPARLAPRWMPGLFPEFPDAPGGQE
- the cas1f gene encoding type I-F CRISPR-associated endonuclease Cas1f — translated: MKNDMVASDLKTIMHSKRANLYYLEHCRVLVHGGRVEYVTDAGKKSLYWNIPIANTTTLLLGTGTSITQAAMRELGKAGVLVGFCGGGGTPLFSANEVEVAVSWMSPQSEYRPTEYLQSWVQFWFNDAARLSAAKAFQYERLRCVEQFWTTPKTFGDAEFNVEGTQLGLVLESARNAMQRASDSMVLLTEEAHLAKSLYKLAAHAVGYGQFSRAKRGAGTDSANRFLDHGNYLAYGLGATATWVLGIPHGLAVMHGKTRRGGLVFDVADLIKDAVVLPQAFISAMRGDEEQTFRQACIDVFARCEALDFMIETLKKVALQTAKSVA
- the cas3f gene encoding type I-F CRISPR-associated helicase Cas3f; protein product: MNILIVSECTGNAIKETQRILDQFSERRGSRTWQTAITHAGLETLHRLLRKTARKNTAVACYWIRGIDHSELLWIVGATDRFNAQGVVPTNETTRNILRSRDENDWHTLRQIYLLSALAALWHDLGKACDEFQKRLRQKAIPTRNLLRHEWIALRIFQAFVGKGSDQDWLDRLARQDIIASKQLLHAVQADGLTATSPAPFRNMPPLAQAVGWLIVTHHRLPQLPKESRQGFQAAMLEDIPGNITAEWNERVDRSDATALKAYWQFKHGLPMDLPAWRERAAKHARRLLELPAEQWAHSLDNPYVMHLSRLALTLADHEYSSRESSEDRNSRKSESLLYANTNKSRQLKQPLEEHLLGVEKCCGDIAYALPRLAEELPRLARHRGLRQRTAVERFRWQNKAADLAEGIRERTATQGAFLVNMASTGCGKTLANARILHALADPAKGMRCVFALGLRTLTLQTGREYRERLHLGEDVVAIRVGGGALWELPDHQGHQDHQGNQGQEDSGSESAQRLLPEDGQVFFEGAADAHPVLRRMLNEPNSRALLTAPLLTCTIDHLVPATESLRGGHQLLPMLRLLSSDLVLDELDDYGIEDLPAVARLVHWAGMLGSRVLISSATLPPALVQGMFEAYREGRRVFQHNRGQRPGEAPDMCCVWIDEFQATAKDCATMDAFAQAHIAFATKRGERIGRAPAIRRAAVLPVSIACGQSEKIRQEYARIILGGVLQLHAQHHMPDPVSGARVSFGLVRMANIGPLREVAQALYQLELPENIRIHVCVYHSQYPLLMRSGIEQLLDKALQRKDPLAVFKLSDVRQRLDASPACEHIFLVLGSPVTEVGRDHDYDWAVVEPSSMRSLIQLAGRILRHRLLLCTSPNILMLSRNIRSLEHPGEPAFQKPGFETAHGFALNSHELEELLRPEQYAVIDARPRILAPEVLRPAESLVDLEHARLARLMQQPAVPVLTPREQRAGGKAVAPVGAYSWWRQPRGMLTGLLQREQPFRKQTRPEVELVLLPNEDEDDWVLHEIKEEHGQRSFESRASRLKSPDLASSPQVQPWGQVDYLAALKELAESLDMPLEVCAKKFGTVTLPELKSDGTYSFHPALGFGVDK